A stretch of the Chitinophagaceae bacterium genome encodes the following:
- a CDS encoding (Fe-S)-binding protein gives MMIAQILFVCSLAIAIFIFSKNVKKIIRNIHLGRDEKINGNTAKRWLTLLRVALGQSKMLKKPIAGFFHVIIYAGFIIINTEVLEIIIDGIFGTHRIFATVLPAPLYNFIIIVYELLAAGTIIAAIVFLWRRYVLKLSRFTSHDLDGWPRKDATIILLFELVLMFFFLSMNSADHLLQQRVAGHYIQAGMFPVSSFFFAPVYSSLPDGTLEMVERGAWWMHIIGILIFLNYLVISKHFHIIISFPNVYFSNLFPQGKIKNSAAVTREVKLMLDPHAVPPAGDQPVTRFGAKDVADLSWKQLMEAYSCTECGRCTAACPASITGKKLSPRLIMMKTRDRMEEVGNNIDLHGLSFTDNKSLLGDYISEEELWACTTCNACVEECPVNISPMGIIMDLRQSLVMEESRMPNELAMMNTNIENNGAPWQFSPSDRFNWADGLEIPMMADVAASGETVDVLFWVGCAGSFDDRYKNVTRSFAKILKAANIKFAVLGIEETCNGDPAKRTGNEFLFQMQAFTNITNMNNYGVKKIVTACPHCFNTIKNEYPELGGVYEVMHHTAFLQNLLLEGKIMIRDDNAMRNTSITYHDSCYIGRGNGIYEAPRSVLEAFKTDLKEMKRCRSNGLCCGAGGAQVFKEEEAGNKRVNMERAEEAIATGAKIIAVACPFCMTMLDDGLKSAAGDDAPKLKDLAELVAEGL, from the coding sequence ATGATGATTGCACAAATACTCTTTGTATGCTCTCTGGCCATCGCCATTTTCATTTTTTCAAAAAATGTAAAGAAGATCATTCGCAATATTCACCTTGGCCGGGACGAAAAAATAAACGGTAACACAGCAAAACGGTGGCTCACATTATTACGTGTTGCTTTAGGGCAATCGAAAATGCTGAAGAAGCCCATTGCCGGATTTTTTCATGTAATCATTTATGCAGGCTTTATTATTATTAATACGGAAGTGCTGGAAATTATAATTGATGGCATTTTCGGAACGCACCGGATCTTTGCAACTGTTTTACCTGCTCCACTTTATAACTTTATCATTATAGTATATGAATTGCTTGCTGCGGGTACCATCATCGCTGCCATTGTTTTTTTATGGAGAAGATATGTGTTGAAACTTTCCCGTTTTACAAGTCATGATCTTGATGGTTGGCCACGAAAAGATGCCACTATCATCTTATTGTTTGAGTTGGTGCTGATGTTCTTTTTTCTTTCGATGAACAGTGCAGATCATTTGTTGCAACAACGCGTTGCCGGACATTATATTCAGGCAGGAATGTTTCCGGTGAGCTCATTTTTTTTCGCGCCTGTTTATTCTTCACTGCCGGATGGAACATTGGAGATGGTAGAACGTGGCGCCTGGTGGATGCACATCATTGGCATCCTGATTTTTCTGAACTACCTCGTGATCTCCAAACATTTTCACATCATCATTTCTTTTCCCAACGTTTATTTTTCCAACCTTTTTCCGCAGGGAAAAATTAAAAACTCAGCTGCTGTTACGCGTGAAGTTAAACTGATGCTCGATCCGCATGCTGTTCCTCCTGCGGGCGATCAACCGGTTACGAGATTTGGAGCGAAGGATGTTGCCGATCTTTCATGGAAACAATTGATGGAAGCTTACTCCTGCACAGAATGCGGACGCTGCACTGCTGCTTGTCCCGCAAGCATCACCGGAAAAAAACTTTCTCCGCGATTGATCATGATGAAGACGCGTGACAGGATGGAAGAAGTGGGAAACAATATTGATTTGCATGGCTTGAGCTTCACTGATAACAAATCTTTACTGGGCGATTATATTTCAGAAGAAGAATTGTGGGCCTGCACTACCTGTAACGCTTGTGTTGAAGAATGCCCCGTGAATATTTCTCCAATGGGAATTATTATGGATCTGAGGCAGAGCCTGGTGATGGAGGAATCAAGAATGCCCAATGAACTGGCGATGATGAATACGAATATTGAAAACAACGGTGCGCCGTGGCAGTTTTCTCCCAGTGACCGGTTTAACTGGGCCGATGGCTTGGAAATACCAATGATGGCTGACGTTGCTGCAAGTGGAGAAACTGTGGATGTGTTATTCTGGGTGGGTTGCGCAGGTTCGTTTGATGACCGTTATAAAAATGTTACAAGGTCTTTTGCAAAAATCCTGAAAGCGGCGAACATAAAATTTGCGGTGCTGGGAATTGAAGAAACCTGCAACGGTGATCCTGCAAAACGTACCGGTAATGAGTTCTTATTTCAAATGCAGGCCTTCACCAATATCACAAACATGAATAATTATGGTGTGAAGAAAATTGTGACAGCCTGTCCGCATTGTTTCAACACGATAAAAAATGAATATCCTGAATTGGGAGGAGTGTATGAAGTGATGCACCATACTGCCTTCCTCCAAAATTTATTGCTGGAAGGAAAGATCATGATTCGTGATGACAATGCTATGCGCAATACAAGCATCACTTACCACGATTCCTGTTATATCGGGCGGGGCAATGGTATTTATGAAGCACCGCGTTCTGTGTTAGAAGCATTTAAAACAGATCTGAAAGAAATGAAGCGTTGCCGTTCGAATGGATTGTGTTGTGGTGCCGGCGGAGCGCAGGTTTTTAAAGAAGAAGAAGCCGGAAATAAACGGGTGAATATGGAACGTGCAGAAGAAGCTATTGCAACAGGAGCGAAGATTATTGCTGTTGCCTGTCCGTTCTGCATGACCATGCTGGATGATGGATTGAAGAGTGCGGCAGGCGACGATGCACCTAAACTAAAAGACCTTGCAGAATTAGTTGCTGAAGGGTTATGA
- a CDS encoding beta-lactamase family protein gives MLKYYYVLFFALCFSIVPGKVRSQELIAGMEMFLAKSDSFIPAMMKKYGMVGFSMAVVDAEEPVIYKNYGYENLERKITASENTVYRIASVSKVFTAMAVMKLRDEGKIDLNAPIENYLKALHFQYTPGLPIITIHDLLTHTSGLPDNIDNGSLCANAPDQESIISETNKLYLTIPAGLKMNYSNTGYALLGCLVEKISGEKFPDYLEHNFFSPMQMAHTGFLKAGEIIQHAAAGYLADSTFFDEPVLRDIAAGGVYSSASDLTHLCSLLLDAGRVNGKQVIASATLQEMMTNKISEVKLASDDEFGYGLFIHELGSDKDSLIGKNIGHGGDSRVFHSIVVTFPALNIGFVLLTNSESGGAFTKSAVLQIAREYIRDVKGIAIQKGTKNDFTATALRVDNLNNAMIEGTYGSGGEDFVTMIRKNDVKLVFRQDKTKLVLKKNEAGVYSVKYMLLKFIPVKVKAASFGFRLVDDRIYMKAIDNKSKSAEYISVKDNQIVMPESWKLKVGKYSIDNLCSGNMLMYPDEIKIAGNKLLLHRSDPLKEEDDIISFNIINDHIAVSDGIDRGAGNSLELLPNGNIYWSGYEMKPVKE, from the coding sequence ATGCTTAAATACTATTACGTTTTATTTTTCGCGCTATGTTTTTCAATTGTTCCGGGTAAAGTAAGATCGCAGGAGTTGATAGCAGGTATGGAAATGTTTCTTGCGAAATCAGATTCTTTTATTCCTGCCATGATGAAAAAATACGGAATGGTTGGATTTTCAATGGCTGTTGTGGATGCTGAAGAACCTGTGATTTATAAGAACTATGGCTATGAAAACCTGGAAAGGAAAATTACAGCATCTGAAAACACAGTTTATAGAATTGCTTCTGTCTCAAAAGTTTTCACTGCTATGGCGGTGATGAAATTACGGGATGAAGGAAAGATTGATTTGAATGCACCCATTGAAAATTATCTAAAAGCGCTGCACTTTCAGTACACTCCGGGTCTGCCAATCATCACCATTCATGATCTATTAACGCATACTTCCGGTTTGCCGGATAACATCGACAACGGAAGTTTGTGTGCCAATGCACCGGATCAGGAATCTATTATTTCCGAAACCAATAAATTATATCTCACGATTCCTGCCGGATTAAAAATGAATTACTCCAATACCGGTTATGCACTGCTTGGTTGTTTGGTTGAAAAAATTTCCGGAGAAAAATTTCCGGATTACCTGGAACATAATTTTTTCAGTCCTATGCAAATGGCGCACACAGGATTTCTTAAAGCAGGCGAAATAATTCAACATGCAGCAGCCGGCTACTTAGCAGACAGCACCTTTTTTGATGAACCGGTGCTGCGCGATATTGCAGCGGGCGGAGTTTATTCCTCAGCCTCCGATCTTACGCATTTGTGTAGTTTACTGCTTGATGCGGGTAGGGTAAATGGAAAGCAGGTAATAGCGTCTGCTACATTGCAGGAAATGATGACGAATAAAATTTCGGAGGTGAAGCTGGCTTCTGATGATGAATTCGGATATGGTCTTTTCATTCATGAGTTAGGATCGGATAAGGATAGTTTGATCGGGAAGAACATTGGTCATGGCGGTGATTCGCGGGTGTTTCATTCTATTGTCGTCACTTTTCCTGCACTGAATATTGGCTTTGTATTGCTGACGAATTCTGAAAGCGGAGGCGCATTTACCAAAAGCGCTGTTTTGCAGATTGCCCGTGAATACATCAGGGATGTAAAAGGCATTGCAATACAAAAAGGAACGAAAAATGATTTCACAGCCACTGCTCTGAGGGTTGATAATTTGAACAATGCAATGATCGAAGGTACCTATGGAAGTGGGGGTGAAGATTTTGTTACGATGATTAGAAAGAATGATGTGAAACTGGTTTTCAGACAGGATAAAACCAAGCTTGTTTTGAAAAAAAATGAAGCAGGTGTTTACAGTGTGAAATACATGTTGCTAAAATTTATTCCTGTGAAAGTGAAAGCGGCCTCATTTGGCTTCAGGCTGGTTGATGACAGAATTTATATGAAAGCGATCGACAATAAATCGAAAAGCGCGGAATACATTTCTGTAAAGGATAATCAGATTGTGATGCCTGAAAGCTGGAAGTTAAAAGTTGGAAAGTACAGTATTGATAACCTGTGTTCCGGAAATATGTTAATGTATCCCGATGAAATAAAGATCGCGGGAAATAAATTATTGTTGCACCGTTCTGATCCATTGAAAGAAGAAGATGATATTATTTCATTCAATATTATTAATGATCACATCGCTGTTTCTGATGGCATTGACCGGGGCGCAGGCAACTCACTGGAGCTTTTGCCTAATGGAAATATTTATTGGTCAGGTTATGAAATGAAACCAGTGAAAGAATAG
- a CDS encoding DUF2490 domain-containing protein: MKKKINKKLDFQLSQELRLKNNSTQLNSTFTDIGFKYKLLKNLSGGIYYRLIISPDALAHRPYADVSYEIDIEKWSIQPRLRFQHQVQQNELAKNYFRPKTTVSYQVKKEWKPFVAAEIFYHAFYNKGNQFDEYRLSTGLEYDFKKQHSIKLYYLFGQQFNVNNPLQRHVAGLAYEYDF; encoded by the coding sequence ATGAAAAAGAAAATCAACAAAAAACTGGACTTCCAGCTTTCACAGGAACTACGGTTAAAGAACAATTCAACGCAGTTGAATTCTACATTCACTGATATAGGATTCAAATACAAATTATTAAAAAACCTCAGTGGAGGAATTTATTATCGTCTTATTATATCACCTGATGCCTTAGCACATCGCCCGTATGCAGATGTCAGTTACGAAATCGACATTGAAAAATGGTCGATCCAGCCGAGGCTACGCTTTCAGCACCAGGTACAACAAAATGAGCTTGCTAAAAACTACTTCCGGCCGAAAACTACAGTCAGCTACCAGGTCAAAAAAGAATGGAAACCATTTGTTGCAGCTGAAATCTTCTATCATGCATTCTATAACAAAGGCAATCAGTTTGATGAATACAGGCTAAGCACCGGTTTGGAATATGATTTTAAAAAACAACATTCAATCAAACTCTATTACCTCTTCGGCCAGCAATTCAATGTCAACAATCCGCTGCAACGGCACGTCGCGGGACTGGCGTATGAATATGATTTTTAA
- a CDS encoding DUF4956 domain-containing protein: MMLLTDVLFAASNYVFWDSAELLDLLFRFAFNFLIAYIIIRWIYYPTHKNKDYLFTYFLFNIIIFMLCYMMRNTQLEIGVAFGLFAVFSILRYRTLNVGVMDMAYLFLIISVGVINSMSNENVSIAEILFANFLIVSVIFILEKIWLVRIAANKVVVYEKIENIRPENYDKLIADLKERTGLNVHRVEIGRIDFMRDIARIRIFYFE; the protein is encoded by the coding sequence GTGATGTTGCTTACTGATGTACTTTTTGCTGCTTCGAACTATGTATTTTGGGACTCCGCCGAACTGCTTGATCTATTGTTCAGGTTCGCCTTCAATTTTCTGATTGCCTACATTATCATCCGTTGGATCTATTATCCTACGCATAAGAACAAGGATTACCTGTTTACCTATTTTCTTTTCAATATCATCATTTTCATGTTGTGTTACATGATGCGCAATACACAACTGGAAATTGGGGTTGCCTTTGGGTTGTTCGCGGTTTTCTCCATTCTCCGTTACCGCACATTGAACGTAGGGGTAATGGACATGGCGTATTTATTTCTGATTATCAGTGTTGGTGTAATCAATTCGATGAGTAACGAAAATGTGAGCATAGCAGAAATTTTATTTGCCAACTTCCTGATCGTTTCTGTCATTTTTATTCTCGAAAAAATATGGTTGGTGCGCATTGCTGCCAACAAAGTGGTAGTGTATGAAAAGATCGAAAATATCCGTCCGGAAAATTACGACAAGCTAATTGCAGACCTTAAAGAGAGAACAGGACTGAATGTTCACCGGGTGGAAATTGGCCGCATAGATTTTATGCGTGATATCGCGAGAATCCGGATTTTTTATTTTGAATAA
- a CDS encoding polyphosphate polymerase domain-containing protein codes for MNTVKVSTFSEELMYILPAFRTISLKEMEAVELMSRFDSKYIFHRSLLPSFLKQLQINYKVLRVDHSLLFRYENLYFDTADLQSYVEHHNGKSGRFKVRFRKYVNNNQSFFEVKQKTNKGLTQKSRLNVSDFRKELSSKQLQFVKEQLHGKEPHLLPQLSNDFSRITLVNEADHERVTIDLLIHFENGASERSLDDLIIAEVKQNHPTSLSVFKKLMMAHRIFPTSISKYCLGTLLTHPGIKYNRFKPKLTILNKICDVAY; via the coding sequence ATGAATACCGTTAAGGTCAGCACATTCAGTGAGGAACTGATGTACATATTGCCGGCTTTCAGAACAATCAGTCTGAAAGAAATGGAGGCCGTTGAACTGATGAGCCGGTTCGACAGCAAATACATTTTTCATCGTTCACTGCTTCCTTCCTTTTTAAAGCAATTACAAATAAATTACAAGGTGCTGAGAGTTGATCATTCTCTGCTTTTCAGGTATGAGAACCTTTATTTCGATACCGCCGATCTTCAATCTTACGTCGAACATCACAACGGCAAATCCGGCAGGTTCAAAGTCCGGTTCAGAAAATATGTCAACAACAACCAAAGTTTTTTTGAAGTGAAACAAAAGACGAATAAAGGACTTACTCAAAAATCGCGGTTGAATGTTTCCGATTTCAGGAAAGAACTTTCTTCAAAACAACTCCAGTTTGTAAAAGAACAACTTCACGGAAAAGAGCCCCACCTGCTGCCACAACTTTCAAATGACTTTTCACGCATCACACTTGTTAATGAAGCAGACCATGAACGGGTGACCATTGACCTGCTGATTCATTTCGAAAATGGCGCATCAGAAAGATCGCTTGATGATCTCATTATCGCCGAAGTAAAACAAAACCATCCAACTTCCTTGTCAGTATTTAAGAAGCTGATGATGGCACACCGTATTTTTCCCACCAGTATCAGCAAATATTGTTTAGGTACCTTACTCACCCATCCGGGAATTAAATACAATCGCTTTAAACCAAAACTAACCATACTAAACAAAATCTGTGATGTTGCTTACTGA
- a CDS encoding lamin tail domain-containing protein yields MNLRLLSVCLILSFYRLTAHSQQITFSELNYNSDSTINSGNWVELFNYGSTNIDLGGWFLKDDNNVSLFTFPTGTNLAANARLVVVNDVAKFTEQFPLITNYLGEMSFSFGNSADEVRLFDNNGTLKVFMSYTDTLPWPNAADGTGRTLELIDPLITPDNADNWFVGCMKGSPGKAFSACDDALVFSEINYNSDTLSDAGDWIELYNKSTSGVNLTGWSFKDSNDGSPYFFPTNTQIASGARLVIVHDLVKFQSRHPTVTNYVGPFTFNLSNDGELVRLFNFSGKLAFSVVYDDDGDWPEGADGGTYTLELLSPTGNMNSFANWFIGCPEGSPGKEYTPNCNVGIPPSIPASFAVTTSLQYDIMTVHFSGNESGNEKTIAIYNILGQELFHQQSAAQQIDISTGDFSKGIYVLSVRSADVQWSQKFFIH; encoded by the coding sequence ATGAATCTACGCTTACTTTCTGTGTGCCTAATCCTCAGTTTTTATCGCCTTACTGCCCACAGCCAGCAGATCACCTTTTCTGAATTGAACTATAACTCAGATTCCACCATCAATTCGGGCAATTGGGTAGAACTATTTAATTATGGAAGTACCAATATTGATCTGGGTGGATGGTTTCTTAAAGATGATAACAATGTCAGTCTCTTCACTTTTCCAACAGGAACAAATCTCGCCGCGAATGCACGACTTGTTGTAGTGAATGATGTGGCAAAATTCACGGAGCAGTTTCCGCTCATCACTAATTACCTGGGTGAAATGAGTTTCAGTTTTGGAAACAGTGCTGATGAAGTGCGGCTCTTTGATAATAACGGTACATTAAAAGTCTTCATGAGTTATACCGATACACTTCCCTGGCCAAACGCGGCAGACGGCACAGGCCGCACACTCGAGTTGATTGATCCTTTAATTACACCTGACAATGCAGACAACTGGTTTGTCGGCTGCATGAAGGGTTCTCCGGGAAAAGCATTTTCAGCCTGCGATGATGCACTCGTATTTTCTGAAATCAATTATAATTCCGACACCTTATCAGATGCCGGTGACTGGATTGAGTTATACAACAAATCAACAAGTGGTGTCAATCTCACCGGCTGGAGCTTTAAAGACAGTAATGACGGTTCACCATATTTCTTTCCAACCAATACGCAGATTGCATCCGGTGCCCGTCTGGTGATTGTTCACGACCTCGTGAAGTTTCAGTCGAGACACCCTACCGTAACAAATTATGTGGGGCCCTTTACTTTCAATCTGAGTAACGATGGTGAATTAGTAAGACTCTTTAACTTTTCCGGTAAACTCGCCTTTTCTGTGGTGTATGATGATGACGGCGACTGGCCTGAAGGTGCTGATGGTGGCACTTATACACTTGAATTGCTCAGTCCCACAGGGAACATGAATAGTTTTGCAAATTGGTTTATCGGTTGTCCGGAAGGTTCACCAGGAAAAGAATATACACCCAATTGCAATGTGGGCATTCCGCCATCGATTCCTGCTTCTTTTGCAGTAACCACTTCTTTACAATATGATATAATGACTGTTCACTTTTCAGGAAATGAATCCGGAAATGAGAAGACAATCGCAATCTATAATATCTTAGGACAAGAGCTTTTCCATCAGCAATCTGCTGCGCAGCAAATTGATATCAGCACAGGGGATTTTTCAAAAGGTATTTATGTGCTTTCAGTCCGGTCAGCGGATGTTCAATGGTCACAAAAGTTCTTTATCCATTAA
- a CDS encoding PorP/SprF family type IX secretion system membrane protein, translated as MLLTISIKTKTLLLATIFLIATTAVFAQDSHFSQVYEMPILLNPARTGFFKDNYRLSGIYRSQWKDITQPYKTLSGALDLNVPVGKNKNNLFGFAIMDFADKAGDADYSTNYIEAALSFHKNFGSDFSHYLGFGLMGGFASTSFDISKLTFDEDFNGGTNMDLPTDNNATYSDLSIGVEYNYLNENTHFNIGCSVFHLNQPRITYFNNDLSVIHRKFAVNAGLAKTLSDLLEIEPRIAFFQQGKNTELLLGADLKIVLSKSSNSNYALYLGGYYRVGDALIPKLKIDMGDLAFGLSYDFNMSGLSEINQLAGGPELSISFTGSVKGVSAGRIYNPRF; from the coding sequence TTGCTACTCACAATTTCCATAAAAACAAAAACCCTCCTCCTTGCAACAATCTTCCTGATTGCAACTACGGCAGTTTTTGCGCAGGACAGTCATTTTTCGCAGGTGTATGAAATGCCGATATTACTCAACCCCGCACGTACCGGATTTTTCAAAGACAATTACCGGCTCTCAGGCATTTATCGCAGTCAATGGAAAGATATTACACAACCCTATAAAACATTATCAGGCGCACTGGACCTGAATGTGCCCGTTGGAAAAAATAAAAACAACCTCTTCGGATTTGCCATCATGGACTTTGCGGATAAAGCGGGCGATGCGGATTACAGTACCAACTATATTGAAGCGGCACTGTCTTTCCACAAAAATTTCGGATCGGATTTCTCCCACTACCTCGGGTTTGGATTGATGGGAGGTTTTGCCAGCACCAGTTTTGACATTTCGAAATTAACCTTCGATGAAGATTTTAACGGAGGCACCAATATGGATCTACCAACTGATAACAATGCCACTTATTCAGATTTATCAATTGGCGTCGAGTATAATTACCTGAATGAAAATACCCACTTTAATATCGGCTGCTCAGTGTTTCATCTGAATCAACCCCGCATCACTTATTTCAACAACGATCTTTCTGTGATACACCGGAAGTTTGCAGTGAACGCAGGGCTTGCAAAAACGCTTTCAGACCTGCTTGAAATTGAGCCGCGCATCGCGTTTTTTCAACAGGGAAAAAATACGGAGTTACTGCTGGGTGCAGATCTCAAGATTGTACTTTCGAAGAGCAGCAATTCAAATTATGCACTTTATCTTGGCGGATACTACAGAGTGGGTGATGCCCTGATTCCCAAACTCAAGATCGATATGGGTGATCTTGCCTTTGGTTTGAGCTATGACTTCAACATGAGCGGCTTGTCTGAAATAAATCAGCTTGCAGGAGGACCGGAGCTTTCAATCTCCTTCACCGGAAGTGTTAAAGGCGTTTCTGCAGGAAGAATTTACAATCCAAGATTTTGA